The nucleotide sequence ACAACCCTGCTTTGGCTCGTCATTCCCACCTTCTCCCAATGGATCCCATGATTCTTCGCGTATGTACACTAGCAGCAGCAGCTCAAGTTCAGGATCAGGAGAGGACGGAAGCTCATCGTGCTCTGGTGGATCCCCAAGAGGCCGCGATGATGGTGGAAGTACACGCAATTCCCCCAACAAATCAGTTGCCACCCTTACTAGTAAGCAATAAGAACCATATTTTACCTGATTAATGTATAGTATGGTATCCAGGAGAAGGATTTTAACATCTGACTTTCCATCCAGAGCTGAATGGAATGGTGTTGCTGTGCAAAGTGTGTGGCGACGTGGCTTCCGGATTTCACTATGGTGTCCATGCCTGTGAGGGCTGCAAGGTAAGACAATAGCATTGATTTGCATGAACCATTAAAATATTGTtgattgcatttttgtttttgttttttaattaaaaaagcttaataattgtaaatactgcataaaaaattaacatttacattatctaCTTTGTCTGCAGGGTTTCTTTCGACGCAGCATCCAGCAGAACATCCAGTACAAAAAGTGCCTTAAGAACGAAACCTGTACCATTATGAGGATCAACCGCAACCGGTGCCAGCATTGCcgttttaaaaaatgtctttccGTGGGAATGTCCCGGGACGGTAAATATCTATACAACCAGACTTAGAGAAACAGTTACAGAAAAGTTTTTGGGATGCACTGATATTAAAACTCTGAATAATGCTGATATaccgatataaaaaaaaaaatcgtaaataccaaaattaaaattaaaaacatttattaagtgAATAAAGGCAGTGAAAACAGTATAAACATTACTATTAACTTTAAaacttaatgttaatattaaaaataaaatgttttaatgtttttgtttataagaTTAACTCTAAAGTAATTATGGCTAAAGTAATGTAAAAAATGGGTAAACCCAGTGTCTGATATGATAAATTTATATCTTGCATCCCCTGAAACGTGTATGAACAGAACGTTGACATACAGCATAAATATGACGAATGTGTGACATTTTCTATCCTTTCTTTAACCCCCAGCTGTTCGTTTCGGCCGTATCCCGAAACGCGAGAAACAGCGAATGCTGGCCGAGATGCAGGACGCCATGAACAACATGGTGAACAACCAGCTTCAGAATGAATTCCAGCTGGCGAGCATCACATCCCACACCCCCTGCTCTTCCTCTTCATCCCcatccacctcttcctcatctcCATGCCCGGGGCTTACAGTGGGACCGCAACTCCAGCCCCCCGGAGTGCCGGTAGCACCGTCCCCTTCCCCTCCGACCCCAACCTCTCCTTCGGTTCAGCTGGCTCAGAGTCCCTCGGCTCTGACGGCTTCTCCACCACCGTGCTCCAGTCCAGGTGTAGACAAAACCATCGCCGCCATAACCAGAGCACACCGTGAGACCTTCATCTACGCCCATGATAAGTTGGGTCCAGCGCTTCTGCCTCACAACGGCGAGCTAGACAACCAAAGTAGCAACCGCTGCATGGCTGGATACCACCTCAATGGTGCCAACACCATTTaccatcataataataatgtcGCTCACCATTGTAACAACTTCGAGGTGCCACCAGAAAATGGCCTTCATTTTCAAGTCTCTGGACAGCAGGACAATAACAATGGTCAGCGACCTCCAAACAGTAACCTCTTTGGCGTCCACCACAGTCAGGAGATGAACAGCAGCTCCCAGGGGCAGAACTGTCCGTGGAAAAAACACAAAGAGATTCTGCTGGTAAGATCTTTGATATTTAAAGTACTCCACTATAGGTGATTACCAAGTAAAGAGGACTTGGAAGTGATCAGGATTCCTTTTTTTCCCAGGCTTG is from Carassius auratus strain Wakin chromosome 28, ASM336829v1, whole genome shotgun sequence and encodes:
- the nr1d1 gene encoding nuclear receptor subfamily 1 group D member 1, producing MTLGLSMTTAVDTNTGGVISYIGSCGGSPNRTSPVSMYSENSNSSMQSFTQPCFGSSFPPSPNGSHDSSRMYTSSSSSSSGSGEDGSSSCSGGSPRGRDDGGSTRNSPNKSVATLTKLNGMVLLCKVCGDVASGFHYGVHACEGCKGFFRRSIQQNIQYKKCLKNETCTIMRINRNRCQHCRFKKCLSVGMSRDAVRFGRIPKREKQRMLAEMQDAMNNMVNNQLQNEFQLASITSHTPCSSSSSPSTSSSSPCPGLTVGPQLQPPGVPVAPSPSPPTPTSPSVQLAQSPSALTASPPPCSSPGVDKTIAAITRAHRETFIYAHDKLGPALLPHNGELDNQSSNRCMAGYHLNGANTIYHHNNNVAHHCNNFEVPPENGLHFQVSGQQDNNNGQRPPNSNLFGVHHSQEMNSSSQGQNCPWKKHKEILLACPMNMHPFSDPNKTPQEIWEDFSLSFTPAVREVVEFAKHIPGFSTLSQNDQVTLLKAGTFEVLMVRFSSMFNVKERTVTFISGTTYTLEALKSMGMGDLLGTMFDFSEKLNALELSAEELGLFTAVVLVSADRSGIENVNSVEMLQESLIRALRSLVSKNAPNDASRFTKLLLKLPDLRTLNNMHSEKLLSFRIDA